Within the Magnetospirillum sp. genome, the region GCTGAGCGTGCAGCGCGGCGAAGCGGTCGGCCTGCTTGGGCCCAACGGGGCCGGCAAAACCACGTGCTTCTACATGATCACGGGTTTGATCGCGCCCGATTTCGGCTCGATCCGGCTCGACGGCGCCGACATCACGAGCCTGCCGATGTACCGGCGCGCGCGCTTGGGCATCGGCTATCTGCCGCAGGAAACCTCGATCTTCCGCGGCCTCACGGTCGAGCAGAATATCCGCGCCGTCCTCGAGCTCATCGAAAGCGACACCGCAAGGCGCGAGGCGGTGCTCGACGAACTGCTGGCCGAGTTTTCGATTTCGCATCTACGCCAAGCGCCCGCGATGGCGCTGTCGGGCGGCGAGCGGCGGCGCGTGGAAATCGCGCGCGCCCTCGCCTCGCAGCCGCATTTCGTGCTGCTCGACGAACCGCTCGCGGGCATCGACCCGATTGCGGTCGGCGACATCCGCGATCTCGTGCGCCACTTGAAAGATCGTGGCATCGGCGTGCTGATCACCGACCACAATGTGCGCGAAACGCTGGAGATCGTCGATCGCGCCTACATCCTGCACGACGGCCACGTGCTGATGGAAGGTACGCCCGACGCGATCGTCGCCTCGCGCGACGTACGGCGCGTCTATCTCGGCGAGCGGTTCTCGCTATGACGCGCGGAGGGCAAACATGAACCGTCTTGCCCCGCGCCTCGACCTGCGCCAGACGCAGCAGCTCGTGATGACGCCGCAGCTGCAGCAGGCGATCAAGCTTCTGCAGCTCTCCAATCTGGAAGTCGCCCAATTCGTCGAAGAGGAGCTTGCGCAAAATCCGCTGCTCGAGCGCGACGAGCCGGGTGCCGAAAGCGGAGCCGCCGAAATCGTCGACCGCGGCGAAGCGCCCGATCTGGCGCGTGCCGACGCCGAAACCTCGCTGCTCGATCCGGTGGCGGGTGCGGCCCAGTCGAACGAAGCCCCGCTCGACATCGACTACGACAACAATTTCAGCAAGGGTGCCGACGAGCCGCAGGGCGAAGGCGAGTTCCTCGGCGAATGGAAGGGGACCGGCGGGCGCTCGGATTTCGAGGATTCGGAATTCGGCCTCGAACAGACACTGGCACGCCCGGTTTCGCTGCGCGAACATCTGCTGGCGCAAGCGGGAGTCGATTTCGCCGAGCCCGTCGACCGCATCATCGCGGCCCGCCTCGTCGATCTCATCGACGATTGCGGCTACTTGACAGCGCCGCTCGGCGAGCTTGCTGCCAAGCTCGACATCGACGAGGCGGAGATCGAACGCGTGTTGAAGCGCTGCCAGCGCTTCGATCCGCCCGGCATCTTCGCGCGCAGCCTCAAAGAGTGCTTGGCCCTGCAATTGGCCGAGCGCAACCGTCTCGACCCGTGCATGGAAAAGCTGCTCGAAAATCTCGATCTGCTGGCCAAGCGCGACGTCGCCACGCTGCAGCGTCTGTGCGCCTGCGACAACGAAGATCTGCAGGACATGGTGGCCGAGCTGCGCAGCCTCGACCCCAAGCCAGGGCTCGCCTTCGACCGGGCACTTGCAAGCCCGATCGTGCCCGACGTTTTGATGCGCCTGGCCGCCGACCGCAGCTGGATCATCGAGCTCAACCAGGAAACGCTGCCGCGCGTGCTTGTCAACACGCGCTATCACGCGCGCGTGCACGGGGCCGTGCGCACCAAGCAGGAAAAGGAATTCGTCGCCGAGCGGCTGCATGCGGCCAACTGGCTCGTCAAATCGCTGCACCAGCGCGCGCAGACGATTCTCAAAGTGTCGGTCGAGATCGTGCGCCAGCAGGACGGGTTCTTCCGCGGCGGCGTGCGCCATCTGAAGCCGCTCGTGCTGCGCGACATCGCGGCCGCCATCGACATGCACGAATCGACCGTGAGCCGGGTCACGACCAACAAGTTCATCGCGACCCCGCACGGCATCTTCGAACTCAAATATTTTTTCACCTCGGCGATCCCGGCCTCGGGCGGGGGCGACGCGCATTCGGCCGAGGCCGTGCGCGACCATATCCGCGGCCTGATCGATGCCGAGACCGCAACGGAGATCCTGTCCGACGACCGCATCGTCGAGCTGCTCAAAGCCAGCGGCATCGACATTGCAAGACGTACGGTCGCCAAGTATCGCGAGGCGATGAACATCGCTTCGTCGGTCCAGCGCAGACGCGAAAAAGCGTCGGGTTTCTAGTCGCTTAAGGGAAAACGCTTGACCCTTGCAGGACCCGGGCGCAGGCTCGGCCAAAGGGTGGAAAAAAATGCGCAACCATCGCGTCGCCCCCGACTTGACGAGCCTTGCAGCCGACTTGACGAGCCTTGCAATGGCCACCTATGTTCCCCGGCAATTGCGGAAAGAAGGGCCGGACGGCGCGGCCCGCAGCCCGTGTCTTTACGTCGCACACTCAACCGGAAAACGACCCCAATCATGCAGTTGTCAGTAAGCGGCAAGCGCCTCGATGTCGGCGATTCGTTGCGCAACCATGTCGGCAAGATTCTCCAAGCGGCGGTCGATCGCTATTTCGGCCGCGCCCTCGAAGGCAAGGTCGTGTTCGAACGCCAGCGCCATATCTTCCGCGCCGACATTTCGGTGCATGTGCGCCGCGGCATGACGCTGCAGAGCCACCACGAAGCAAGCGACCCCTATGCCGCCTTCGACGGTGCGGTCGAACGGCTCGACCATCGCCTGAAGCGCCACAAGGGCCGCATCAAGGACCGCAAGCGCGGCAAGGGTGCGGACGCCGACGACGGCGTATTCGAAGCCGCCCGCTATGCCGTGATCGAAACGGAAGCCGAAACGCTCGACCAAGCGCAGCTCGCCGCCCCCATCGTTGCGGAAATGACGACCGACATCGGCACGCACAGCGTGGGCGAAGCGGTCGCACGCCTCGATCTCGGCCAGAAACCGGTGCTGATGTTCCGCAACAGCGCCAACGGCCAATTCAACGTCGTCTATCGGCGCGCGGACGGAGCGATCGGTTGGATCGATCCGGGCGCGCAATCCGCCACCTCGGCCAAACGCTAGGCGCCCGCCAATGCCCTCCATGGAACTCACCGAATTTCTCGCCCCCGAAGCGGTCCTCGCCTCGGTTCGCGCCACCAACAAAAAGCAGGTGCTGCACGAGATTGCGCGCAAGGCGGCCGAGCTTTCCTCGGTCGAAGAACGCCTGATCCTCGACGTTGTGCTCGAGCGCGAACGGCTCGGCACCACGGGCGTGGGCAACGGCATCGCGATCCCGCACGGCAAGCTTGCGGGCTTGAAGCGCCTCTACGGCGTGTTCGCGCGCCTGGAAAAGCCGGTCGATTTCGAAGCGATCGACGAGCAGCCGGTCGATCTCATTTTCATGCTGCTCGCACCCGAGGGTGCGGGTGCGGACCATCTGAAGGCGCTCGCCCGCGTCTCGCGGCTGCTGCGCGACCGGCGCATGTGCGAAAAACTGCGCGGCTCGGACCGCGCCGACGCGCTCTACGCGCTTTTGACCGAACACGCTGCCAGCCACGCGGCCTGACGGCCGCTGGGGCCAGTCACGCGGCCTGACGGCCGCGCGCCGAACCAACACTTACATTGCGTCGCGCGGCTCGAGTTCGTGCTGGCGAATGGCGGCAAACGCCAGATCGCGGTCGGGGGCTGTGCCGATGCGCTCGCCGTCGGCGGCAAAAATCGCATAGATCGGGCGCGGAGCTGATTCGCCGGGCAACGTCTCGACAAGGCGCCGCACATAGGCGACACCCTGCACACCCAATGCGGCAAAAGCTTCGGCCGACATGGGTTCGGAACCGGCGGTGGATTGGTTCATATCAACGCTCCTTGCTCGCGGCTGGGGTTGCCGCTTGGTCGTCGAGGCGGGCTGCGCCCACGTCGATCGTCTTGTTCTTCGCGGCGTTGGCACCGCTGCGAATGGGGATCGAGCGCGCTTTGGGCTCGGCCAAGGGGCGCATCAGGTCGATGTGCAAGAGGCCATTGTCGAGCGTGGAGCCCGTCACTTCGATGCCGTCGGCAAGCACGAAACTGCGCTGGAATTGGCGGGCGGCGATGCCGCGATGGATATAGACGCGGCCCTGCTCGTCGGTCTGCTTGCCGCGGATCGCAAGCTGGTTGTTCTCGACCGTGATCGACAGATCGTCGAGCCCGAAGCCGGCGACGGCGAGCGTGATGCGCAGACCGTTTTCGCCGATCTGCTCGATATTGTAGGGCGGATAGCCTTCGGCCGCATGTTTGGCAATGCGGTCGATCGTGCGCTCGAATTCGTCGAATCCAAGCAGCAGCGGATTGTTGAACAGCGACAAACGCGTCATCGGCGGCACCCTCCCAACGAGCAATGCCAAGTTACGGTCGGCGCCGACCCCTGAAGCACGGGCATCGACGCCTTGCAATCAATATGGCAAGCGCACGCGCCCTCATCAAGAGGGGGCGCTTCAGCTGCCCGGTCAGGTGCCCGGGCGGCGCGAATATTTGGCCGAACGCGGCGCCATTCGGCCGGGGGCGGGCTTGGTCGCCGGGACCGGTGCAGCACCCGGTTTTTTGCCCAGGTGATTTACAGTCCGGTTCCGCGCGACATTGTCGGCGGCGGCAAAAAAGCGCTGCGTGGCGGCAGTCGACGGTACCGGCGCGCCGTCGCGGACCGCGCGCACGCGATCAAGCTCGGCCTCCATCTGGAAGTCGGCGCCGCCGGCCATGCGCTCGAGCTGTTTGGCCGCCCCTTCGAGATTGACGACCATTTGTTCGAGTTCGAGCCGGTGTGCGCGCATCAGATCGTCGCGCTTGAGGGTATGGCGAAACCCTGCCGCACGCTGGCGGAAGCGTTTGGCCTTGGCCAGATACATGTCGGCTTTGGGGTCGGGGCTTTTCATCTTCCTGGAGTTCGACTCGAGACCCCAAAAAGTATACGCCCCGACCCCGACAAGCAAATGCAGGCCCGGTCGCCGCCTCTACCGCATGCCGTGCCCGTGGCCGCGCCCGCGATGCTCGAACGTTTCGGCAAGGGCGGCTTTCTGCTGGTCGTTGAGGGCCAGTTGCAGCCGCTCGAGGGCCGGGCGGATCGTCTTCATCCCCTCAAGCATGGCAGCCATGACGGTTTCGCGGCGCGCCAGGCTTGCCGCCGCGTCGTTGGCCGGAGCGGCCGCCGTCGGGGTAGCGCACAGGCGCTTAATGGGCTCGGCCGCCGCACGCGCGTCGCGCGCGAACGCGTCCCACGCCGCACGCTGCTCGGATGTCGGCTTCACCTTGGCTTCCGTATAGGAAAGGCGGCTGGCGAGCCGCGCATCCCCGTCGCGGCACATGCGGTCGAGCATGCCTTGCGACCGGTCCGACATGTGGTCGGGGCGGCGATCGTGCTCGCGTGCGGGACGGTCCTGGGCGAGGGCCGCACCGGCGACAAGCGACAAAGCGAGGGCTGCAACGATGCGAGTCTTCATGGGGGAAATCTCCTGGTTGGATCGTGTCGGGTTTCGACGCGATCCTTGTCGCAGAGATGCGCGCTGCGGCGATGACTGTGGCGTTTCATCGTGTAACCCGGCGTTACACCGCAGGCCGTAGGCGGCACGCCTCGACGCGGCTAGACTTATACCCGTCATGAACATGCGCACCGCCCATATTCTGATCGTCGACGACGACCGCGAGATAAGACGCCTCATCGTGCGGCTGCTGACCGAGAACGGCCTGCGCGCCACGGCCGTCGGCGATGCGCGCGAAGCCGACGCCGCCCTCGCGGCCGGGCGCTTCGATCTCGTGGTGCTCGATTTGATGCTGCCCGGCGAAGACGGGCTTTCGATCGCGCGCCGCATGCGCGCAACAAGCGACGTGCCGATCCTGATGCTGACCGCGCGCGGCGGCGAGATCGACCGCATCGTCGGGCTCGAGATGGGTGCGGACGACTATCTCGCCAAACCTTTCAGCCCGCGCGAGCTGGTGGCGCGCATCCGCGCCATTCTGCGCCGCACGGGCGAGCGCAGCGACGAAGCGCCCAAGACGCGCAGCTTCCGCTTTGCGGGCTGGCGCGTGGACGCCGCACGCCGCGAACTGCACCGGCCCGACGGGGCGCTCGTGCCCACGACAGACGCCGAATTCGATCTCCTGTGGGCCTTTCTCGAGCGCCCGCAACGCGTGCTGAGCCGCGAGCAGCTGCTCGATCTGGCGCGCGGGCGAGCCGCGCAATTGTTCGACCGTTCGATCGACGTGGCCGTGATGCGCCTGCGCCGCAAGATCGAACCCGATCCGACCAAACCCGAAATCATCCGCACCGTGCGCAACGGCGGCTACATGTTCGCCGCCGACGTCGAGGCAGGCACGTGAAACGCATCGCTTGGCTCGACGGCATTGCCGCGCGCATTGCGGCCGTCTCGATCCTCGGGCTGGTGCTGGCGCAATTGGCCGCCGTGGGCGTCGCCTTGCTGCTGCGGCCGCACGAGTTGCAGGTGTTCCAGGCACGCTGGCTCGTCGATACGACGTCGGACGTGGCGCGCGAGGTCTTCACGCGCCCGCCGGGCGAGCGCGCGCGCGCCTTGCGCGAGCGCCCCGAGGTCGCACATTTGTCGTTCGCGTTGCAACCGACCTTCGAGACCGACGCCGAACCGCGCCGGCCGCGCGGGCCGGGTGGGCGCCTGCAGCGCGGCATCGCCGAGCGGCTGCCGCCGGGCTACCGGGTCGAGGTGGATCTCGTCGCCTTCGCACCGGGCCGCGCGTGGAACGCGCCCGACCGCTATATCCGCCGCGTGCCCGACGAAGCGTCCGTCTGGAACGAAGGGACCGGCGGCGTGGTGCCCGGCAGTTTCGTGCTCGCCGTACGCGGCCCCGACGGCACCTGGCTCGTCGTGCGCCCGAAAGAAGCGCAGATCGGCTGGGGCTGGATCGTGTTCGCGGCATGGCTTGCCGCAACCGCCGCAGCGGGCGCTTTTGCCGCGTGGTGGGCCGCACACCGGCTCGTGCGCCCGCTTGCAGCCCTCGCGCGCGAAGCCGCCCGCGCCGGTGCGGGCCTCGCCCCGCTTACGCAAGCCGCCAAAGACGCGCCGCGCGAAGTGCGCACGATCGGCGAAGCCTTGGCGCGCATGCGCGGCCAGCTCGTGCGCCATGTCGAAGACCGCACGCAGCTGCTTGCCGCCGTGAGCCACGATCTGCGCACGCCGCTCACAAGACTGCGCTTGCGAGCCGAGGGAATCGGCGACGAGTCCGAGCGCGCCAAAGCGCTCGGAGATCTCGAAGAGATGGAGCGCATGATCGGCGAGACGCTCGCATTCGCGCGCGCCGACGCGCTCGAAGCGGCGCCCGAGCGTTTCGATCTTGCGGCCCTCGTGCAGACGCTCGTGGACGAGCGCATCGACATGGACCGGCCGGTCGAATACGAGGGCCCGGCGAGCCTCGTCATCGAAGGCCGCGCGGGTGCCCTCAAACGCGCACTCGCCAATCTCATCGACAACGCGCTCGCCTATGCCGGGCCGGCGCGCGTACGGCTCGGCGTCGAGGCCGACGCGATCGCCGTCGTCGTCAGCGACGACGGACCCGGCATTCCCGCCGACCGGCTCGAAGACGTGTTCCGCCCCTTCGTGCGGCTCGAAGCCTCGCGCTCGCGCGAAACCGGCGGGGCGGGCTTGGGGCTTGCGGTCGCGCGCGACGTCGCCCGCGCGCATGGCGGCGACGTAACGCTCGCCAATCGCAGGCCCAAAGGCCTCGAGGCGCGCCTCACGCTGCCGAAAATCGCCGGACCGAAAATCGCTTGAGGTAGGCGGCCGTTCGTCGTACGCGGGAACGATGGCAAAAGCGCTCGATGCGATCGACGTCGCGGTCCTGGCCGGCGGGCTCGGTACAAGGCTTGCCGCGACCGTGCCCGGCCTGCCCAAAGCGCTCGCACCCGTGGCGGCGCGCCCCTTCGTCGAACATCTGCTCGATTGGCTCGGCGCCCAAGGGGCGCGGCGCATCGTGTTGCTGCTCGGCCATCGCGCCGAACAGCTCGAAGCGCATCTGGCCGACCATCCGCGCGCGGGCATCGCGTTCGAGACCAGCATCGAACCGCAGCCGCTCGGCACCGGCGGCGCGATCGGCTTTGCGCGCGCGAAGCTGCGCAGCGATCCCATCCTCGTCGTGAACGGCGACACGTTCGTGGACGCGGATCTTGCGCCGATGCTTGCCGCCCATCGAAGAAGCGGATCGCCTGCAACCTTGCTGGCGGTCGAAGTCGCCGACGCAGCACGCTACGGCCGCCTCGACATCGCCGACGGCAGGCTCCGGGCCTTCGTCGAAAAAGACGCAAGCTTCGCCGGTCCCGCCGCGATCAATGCCGGCGTGTATCTGCTGTCGCAAGCTTTGCTCGCCCGCATCGCCGCCCAAGGGCCGGGCTCGCTCGAGCGCGACGTTTTTGCGGCCCTTGCGCCGGGCACACTCGGCGTGCATCTCGACCGTGCGGCGCGCTTCGTCGATATCGGCACGCCCGAAAGCTGGCAGTCGGCCGCATCCATCGTTGCGAAAGAAACGCCGTGACCGCCGACGACGTCCCGCCAATCCGCCGCCTCGGCCGGCGCGCGGTTTTCGAGAACCGCGTCTGGCGCGTGTTCGCCGACGCGATCGCCGACGCAAGCGGCGCACAGGTGCCGGACTATCTGGTGCTCGAAGCCAAAGCGGTTCCCGCCAACGCGATCGGCGGGGTGGCCGTCTTGCCGATCCTGGCCGACGGGCGCGTCGCGTTGCTGCGCAATTGGCGCCACGCGATCGACGGCTGGAGTTGGGAAGCGGCCAAAGGTTTCGTAGAAGCGGGCGAAGATCCGGCCGCAGCGGCGTTGCGCGAACTCGCCGAGGAAACGGGGCTTGCCTGCACGGCAGGCGATCTCGTGTCGCTCGGCAGCGTGCATGCGGAGCCCGCCGCCATGGCGACGCGGGCAGCCCTCTATGTCGCGCGCAATTGCACCGCGCTTGCGGACCATGTGCTGGAAACGGACGAAGCCGGGCTCGGCCGCGTGGCGTTTTTCGACGCCGCCGCGGCCGACGAACTCTGGCAGACCGGCGAAATGCGCGACGCTTTGAGCCTGCTGCTGCTCGCGCGCCGCTCGGTCGCCCTTAAAGCGCCTTGAGACCTGCGCTGCGGCGGCCGAGCCACGGCGCGTAGTCGGCAGGCGGCTTTTCGAACTCGAGATGGATCTGGTCGTTGAAGCGCTCGCGCACGGTAAAGGCCAGCGTCTGCGACAGCCCGTCGAAACGCAAAGTGCCGCGCTCGCCGCTGCGCATCGCATGATTGGTGCGCACATGCGCCCCGCCTTCCGAAGCGTCGACCAGCGTGCCCTCGATGCGCGCGCCGCTGCCGTCGTAGACGTCCACGCTGGCCTGGATCGCAAAGCGCGGGAACTTGCGCCGGTTGGCGTCTTGCGTGGAGGTGCGCACCACGCGCACCAGGATCTGGCGCAGACCCTCGACGTTTTTGGTGACCGACGCGATCGCCGCGCGCACTTCGGCCGCCGAGTTGCCGACCGAGTCGGCTTCGCGGCTGACGTTCTGGATCTTCGAGGAGACCTCGCGCGAGGCTTCGGCCGTCTGGCCGACATTGCGCGCGATCTCCTGCGTGGCGGCCCCCTGCTCTTCCATGGCGGCCGCAATGGCGCTTGCGACCTCGTCCACCTCGCGGATGCGCTCGCCGATTTCGGCGACGGCTGCCACGGCCGCTTCGGTCGCGGCCTGGATCTCGCCGACCTGACGGTCGATGTCTTCGGTCGAACGACCCGTCTGGTTGGCGAGGTTCTTGACCTCCGAGGCCACGACCGCAAAGCCCTTGCCGGCATCGCCCGCGCGCGCGGCTTCGATGGTCGCGTTGAGCGCGAGCAGGTTGGTTTGGCCTGCGATCTGGCCGATGAGCTTCGTCACTTCCGAAATTTTCGCGACCGCGTCCGACAGCGAGCGGATCGTCGCCTGCGCCTTCTCGCCGCTCGCGACCGCGTGCTTGGTCACACTCGACGCACGCGCGACCTGGCCCGAGATCTCGCGGATCGAGGCCGACAATTCTTCGGCCGCCGACGACACGGTCTGCACATTGACGAGCGCTTCTTCGGAGGCCGCTGCAACCGACTGGCTGTCGGTCGACACTTCCTGCGCCAAGGTCGTCATGCCCTGCGCAGCATTGTCGACTTGGCGCGTAGTGGCCGCGATCGATTCGACGGCAGCGGAGGTTTCGCGCTCGACCGTTTCGGCCATGTCGAGCAATGCCTGCTTTTTCTGGCGCTCGGCTTCGGCTGCTGCCGCCCTCTGTTCGGCCTCCAGGCGCAGTTTCTCTTTGCCGGCATCCTGGAACACTTGCAGGGCGGTCGCGAGTTTGCCGATTTCCTCGGTCTGGTCCTTGTGCGGGATCGCGATGTCCAAATTGCCCGCCGCCGTCTCGCGCATCGCCGCCATGACGCGCTTGAGCGGCATCAAAATGCCGATAAAGATAATCGCCGTGCCCAGAAGCAATGCCCCCAGAACGCCGCCTGCGGTGAGGCTGATCGAAAACGTTTTGGCGCCCTGATAGTTGTCTTCAACAGCTTTCGCGGCCGCAGTAAATCCGGCCAGGCTTCGGTCTTCGATCGGACGAATTTGAGCGCGGATTTCGTCGATCAGGCCGCTGAACTCATAGGCAATCTTGCCGGCTTCCTCGAACTTGCCGTCGCGCGACAGGCTTTTGATCGTGTCGGCCTGGGCCTTGTGGCGTGCCAAAATCGCGCGCGCGCGCGTGACTGCCGCCCGCAGCTCTTCCGACAAGAGCAGCGGCTGTAACTGGTCGAGCCGCGCGATAAACCGACGATGCTCGTCCTCGACCAATGCTTCCATTTTTGTGCGCGAATCTGCAGTCAATTCGATCGGCAAAAACTCGACCGCGCGGGCATACGCAAGCAGATTTGCAGTACCCCGGCCCCCGTGCAGAATGCGCGTGGCCTCACCGGTGATTTTGTTCACATCGTCTCTGAGGTCCGAGAGCGCGCGGATCCCACTGACTGACAATGCAGCGGCCACAAAGGACAGCAGCAACAGCACGGCGTAGATTTTTGGCGCAATCGGAATGTTTTTCATCGTACGGTCCCCATGTTTATTATCGGCTCGGCAGTATTCGATCCGCTTATATAGCGAGTTACCGCGAATCGTCCTACGATTCCAGCGTATCTTGAAGGCGGCTGCGTCAAAATGTCATAGAGTGGATACCTCGAAGCATCGATTTGCATTTTGCAAACGCACCCTCCCGTCGACAGCGAACACGCGCTAGATGGATGACATGACCGCACCGACTTGCCGCCCCGTGATTCTTTGCGTGCTCGACGGCTTCGGCTATCGCGTCGAGCGCGCCGACAACGCGATCCGCCTAGCCCGCACGCCGAATCTGGACCGGTTCGCCAGCCTGCATGCGCCGGCCTTTTTGCAGGCCTCCGAGCGCTATGTCGGCCTGCCGACCGGCCAGATGGGCAATTCCGAAGTCGGGCACATGAATCTGGGGGCCGGCCGCGTGGTGATGCAGGATCTGGTGCGCATCGACGCGGCCATCGAGGACGACACCCTCGCAGCCATGCCGGGTTTGCTGGCTTTCGTGGAAACTCTCAAAAAGACCGGCGGTACGGCGCATCTGCTGGGCCTGCTCTCGCCGGGCGGGGTGCATGCGCATCAAGACCATATGGCGGCACTGGCGCGCATTCTGGCCGCCGCGGGCGTGCCGGTTGTCGTGCACGCCTTCCTCGACGGGCGCGACACGCCGCCCAAGAGTGCCGAGGCCTATCTCGAAAGATTCGCGGCCGACATCGCCCCTTTGCCGAACACGTCGCTCGCAACCCTCGCCGGGCGCTTTTACGCCATGGACCGCGACAAACGCTGGGACCGCGTGGCGTTGGCCTACGCTGCCCTGGTCGATGCCGAAGCCCCGCGTTTTGCCGATTGGCAGGCGGCTTTGGCGGCGAGTTATGCCGCCGACGTGACCGACGAATTCGTGCTTCCCGCCAGCCTCGGCGGCTACAAGGGCATGGCCGCGGGCGACGGTCTCTTGATGGCCAATTTCCGCGCCGACCGCGCGCGCGAAATTCTCGACGCCCTGCTGCTGCCCGGTTTCGACGGTTTTGCGCGCCGCCGCATGCCCGCTTTTGCGGCCACACTCGGGCTTGTCGCCTATTCGGACACGCTGTCGGCGCATATGCCCGCCCTGTTCGCCCCGCAATCGCTCGACAATATGCTGGGGTCGGTCGTGTCGGCGGCCGGGCTCAAACAATTGCGCATCGCCGAAACCGAGAAATACGCGCACGTGACCTTCTTCTTCAACGGCGGGGCGGAAGCCGAATTGCCGGGCGAGGCGCGCATTTTGGTGCCCTCGCCCAAGGTCGCGACCTACGATCTCAAGCCCGAGATGTCGGCGGTGGAACTCACCGACAAGCTCGTCGCGGCCGTCGATGCGGGCCTTTACGACCTCATCGTCGTCAACTACGCCAATTGCGACATGGTGGGCCATACGGGCGATCTGCGGGCCGCGATCAAGGCGGTCGAAACCGTCGATGCGTGCCTCGGGCGCTTGGCACGCAGCGTCGAAGCGCAAGGCGGGGCCTTGCTCGTTACGGCCGACCACGGCAATTGCGAATGCATGCGCGATCCGGCGTCGGGCCAGGCGATGACGGCGCACACGCTCAACCCCGTTCCCGTCTATCTCGTCGGCGGCACGCGGCCGGGCCGCAATGCGCCCGTCCATCTTGCCGACGGCAAGCTTGCCGACGTCGCCCCGACGATCCTCGAACTGATGGGGCTTGCCGTACCGCCCGAAATGACCGGCCATTCGCTGCTGCAACCACCCGTTTCAGCCGAATGAGACGTGCGGCCGCCGCTTTCGGCATCTTGCTGGCGGCATCCCCGGCCTATGCCCAGAACGCTGCCGAACGCGGCGAGCAGGTGCGCCAGATCGAACGCCAGATCGAGCAGGAGCGCACCCGTGCGAGCACGCTCGAGCGCCGGGCGACGGCCGAGCAAAGCGAACTCGAAAAGCTGCAAGAAGCCGCCCGCAGTACCGCCGCCGCCGCCATGGCGCGCGAGGACGAGGCAAGCGAACTCGAGCTGCGTTTGGCCGAAATCGACGCCGAGCGGGGAATGCGCGAAGCCGCCATCGCCAACCGCCGCGGCGAGATCGCGGCACTGGCCGGTGCCCTGCAGCGGCTCGCCCGCCAGCCGCCCGAAGCGCTCGCCCTCGATCCCGCCACGCCGCTCGAGGCGGCGCGCACCGCCACCCTCGTCGGTGCCATGGTCGGCACGCTGGAGCGCCAAGCGCATGCGCTCAAAGACGAGCTTGCGGCCCTCACGGCCGCGCGCCAAGCCCATCTGCAGACCCGCACCGCCCTTGCCAAATCCTTGGCCGACCTCGCCCAGGAACGCGCGCAACTGGAAACGGCCCTTGCCGCACGCGCACGCGCAGTCGCGCGCCTTGCCGACGAGCGCGGCGATACCGCCGCCCGCATCGCAAGACTGGGGCGCGAATCGGCCGAATTGCTGGGCCGGCTCGAGCCAGCCCCCGCAATTTCGCCCCAAAATGCGCGCGCCAATGCGCGCAGCGCCCCCGTTTCCCCCGCCGACCTGCAGGCCCTGCCGGCCTATCGCTGGCC harbors:
- the lptB gene encoding LPS export ABC transporter ATP-binding protein; translated protein: MNDRPYPVRTAQAPSASAATGDAPELRVVADNPGLVAHKLGKRYKGRPVVREVTLSVQRGEAVGLLGPNGAGKTTCFYMITGLIAPDFGSIRLDGADITSLPMYRRARLGIGYLPQETSIFRGLTVEQNIRAVLELIESDTARREAVLDELLAEFSISHLRQAPAMALSGGERRRVEIARALASQPHFVLLDEPLAGIDPIAVGDIRDLVRHLKDRGIGVLITDHNVRETLEIVDRAYILHDGHVLMEGTPDAIVASRDVRRVYLGERFSL
- the rpoN gene encoding RNA polymerase factor sigma-54; this translates as MNRLAPRLDLRQTQQLVMTPQLQQAIKLLQLSNLEVAQFVEEELAQNPLLERDEPGAESGAAEIVDRGEAPDLARADAETSLLDPVAGAAQSNEAPLDIDYDNNFSKGADEPQGEGEFLGEWKGTGGRSDFEDSEFGLEQTLARPVSLREHLLAQAGVDFAEPVDRIIAARLVDLIDDCGYLTAPLGELAAKLDIDEAEIERVLKRCQRFDPPGIFARSLKECLALQLAERNRLDPCMEKLLENLDLLAKRDVATLQRLCACDNEDLQDMVAELRSLDPKPGLAFDRALASPIVPDVLMRLAADRSWIIELNQETLPRVLVNTRYHARVHGAVRTKQEKEFVAERLHAANWLVKSLHQRAQTILKVSVEIVRQQDGFFRGGVRHLKPLVLRDIAAAIDMHESTVSRVTTNKFIATPHGIFELKYFFTSAIPASGGGDAHSAEAVRDHIRGLIDAETATEILSDDRIVELLKASGIDIARRTVAKYREAMNIASSVQRRREKASGF
- the raiA gene encoding ribosome-associated translation inhibitor RaiA, whose translation is MQLSVSGKRLDVGDSLRNHVGKILQAAVDRYFGRALEGKVVFERQRHIFRADISVHVRRGMTLQSHHEASDPYAAFDGAVERLDHRLKRHKGRIKDRKRGKGADADDGVFEAARYAVIETEAETLDQAQLAAPIVAEMTTDIGTHSVGEAVARLDLGQKPVLMFRNSANGQFNVVYRRADGAIGWIDPGAQSATSAKR
- the ptsN gene encoding PTS IIA-like nitrogen regulatory protein PtsN is translated as MELTEFLAPEAVLASVRATNKKQVLHEIARKAAELSSVEERLILDVVLERERLGTTGVGNGIAIPHGKLAGLKRLYGVFARLEKPVDFEAIDEQPVDLIFMLLAPEGAGADHLKALARVSRLLRDRRMCEKLRGSDRADALYALLTEHAASHAA
- a CDS encoding DUF1150 family protein, coding for MNQSTAGSEPMSAEAFAALGVQGVAYVRRLVETLPGESAPRPIYAIFAADGERIGTAPDRDLAFAAIRQHELEPRDAM
- a CDS encoding Hsp20 family protein, whose protein sequence is MTRLSLFNNPLLLGFDEFERTIDRIAKHAAEGYPPYNIEQIGENGLRITLAVAGFGLDDLSITVENNQLAIRGKQTDEQGRVYIHRGIAARQFQRSFVLADGIEVTGSTLDNGLLHIDLMRPLAEPKARSIPIRSGANAAKNKTIDVGAARLDDQAATPAASKER
- a CDS encoding Spy/CpxP family protein refolding chaperone, encoding MKTRIVAALALSLVAGAALAQDRPAREHDRRPDHMSDRSQGMLDRMCRDGDARLASRLSYTEAKVKPTSEQRAAWDAFARDARAAAEPIKRLCATPTAAAPANDAAASLARRETVMAAMLEGMKTIRPALERLQLALNDQQKAALAETFEHRGRGHGHGMR
- a CDS encoding response regulator is translated as MNMRTAHILIVDDDREIRRLIVRLLTENGLRATAVGDAREADAALAAGRFDLVVLDLMLPGEDGLSIARRMRATSDVPILMLTARGGEIDRIVGLEMGADDYLAKPFSPRELVARIRAILRRTGERSDEAPKTRSFRFAGWRVDAARRELHRPDGALVPTTDAEFDLLWAFLERPQRVLSREQLLDLARGRAAQLFDRSIDVAVMRLRRKIEPDPTKPEIIRTVRNGGYMFAADVEAGT